Genomic window (Argopecten irradians isolate NY chromosome 2, Ai_NY, whole genome shotgun sequence):
tagcCTTCCTTACCTACACATCTTTTATCTTACTATCAATTAGAAAACTGTTCAATGTTATTTGATAAACAATGGAGATCAATCTATTTTATTAGACGCAAAACTTTACAATCCGCAAAATTTCTATCTCAAGGATATTGCGAAAATTAAATAGTTTAATAAGAATGATAGTGTCTGTATTAGTGAAATTTAGACTTTTATTTCTCTGAATGGCGTTTCCGTATATTTGTAGGCTGCAGGAGTTGGCGCACTTTTTCCATGTCCAAACTACAACAACTACCGCACCAGCAGTGTAAATGGACTCGATAGTATTTGTGTAGAAAAGCAATTATCGAAATAAAACGAAATAGCCACATGAAAAACATCATTATTGTCTTTCTTTGCGACGTCTTACATATATTTAATCAATTCAATGAATTCCCTTATTGTAATGTGAAACCGaaatttccaattattttagcctttatatatcttttatgAATGGGCCTTAAGAGTTATATGTTTGTCCTAATTGGAAATTTCTCTTTTTTTCAAGGACTTTAGTATATGCTTTATCTGGCACTATATACGGTCTTGTGGCCTCTTCATTATTGCGAATTCATTGTTTAGACATATTGACATCTGTGACCATAAATGGAAgtacatttttgttatttaccGTAGGTGAACCTACTCTTTCTACGTATTTTTGCCGATGGTTTTCAATCAAAACAAACCTTGTGAGTGATGGTCATCTTCATAGGTCACAGTTACTAAAGATAGATTTATTTTGGGAAATATTCGTTTCCAGAGGATAACTTCAATCAGTTGCAGGACGTTCATAAATCGTAAAAGAACATCTTTACTCTGAAATATAACGAAATCACCACCTGCAGCAATGTGGTCAAAACCAGAGGGACTGTGGTCATGCCGAGAGGCAAGACCCGATAttggaatattttgcatttgcAAATGTAACATAGATGCTTCCTCGTCGACCTATTGATGGGaatatgaaaatgatattcAGATCAACTTCAGCTGTCCAAATACACCACACGAGGGATGTAATTATGTCCAGTAGGGTCTTTATCATGAACTAAAGATATGTCATATCCATGTTGAAAGCACTCAGGTTCATGATATAACGACAATGTCCGTTGTTCATTCAGATCATAAATATTCTGGAGTGGAAACTGAGCTTATATTCTGTGGTATAGAACCCAGAGCATTCCTCTCGAGGGTGAACGCTTAACTGTAGGCCAAAAGTGAGATGGTGTcgagggagacattaggaagaaggAAGTCAAtttggaagaagagaaaaaatactatcCAAAAGTAAGTCCATTTTAAGAGCAATAGGTGTAGCAGGTATACATTTAACgccttacctgcagggcaatAATATGGTAGCTGGCGATACGCTATCCGACAATATGACAATGCTACTATGCGCCAAGCTGTTCgttctgcaggtagggcgttagaattgtacttgctCCCCTATTTCATAATCGAGAAAGGCGGCGTTTAGGATTTTATTTCTTCTCATCCTCCTAACTAACTTTCGtcttcctaacatctcccttgacactTCCTTATTTTTGGCCTTTTGTTAGCCGTTACACACCAACGTCTATATAAGTGGTACTTTCTGCTCGTgtttggcgctcagcatacagggagtgcgacgactgtcagtataatgtgaccggatatTTGCTATGGATCTTTGGCaacatgcttcagtaatatataaaaatggaaagagttctactatacaagaagatatatcacaaatataccgcagtctcccaaaacatgcggtcattacatgaccatggctatttaTAGGACGTCATTAAATCAAACACACAAAAGTCAATCTTTTGCATGGATTATTGTTGCACTACACTTGGCACACAGTCGTATTGTCACACTGTTGAACTGTCGTATGGCACAGTGTTATACTGCCACATGGCGGGGTCCCCAATGCGACGGTGCGAGTTGGCCAAAATAAACCACAATATAACGGGAATGGAATACGAACCAGGCCTTCAAGTTTGGTTTTAATTCGATAAACCGGGGCTTGATCTATTTAACTGTTTTAAGGATGctagttgcaaattttgtcaaatattgTAAGTAGAtatttttatacggggatttcaagaaatgacccatttggcaaccattttgaaaatgtgtctgTATTACGCTTTGagttgagttgagcgttcgcccttgtgaggaaggctctgggttctctcccctggccaagacacatcaaagtctataaaagtgttagtttctgctcctgaattttaccctgcaggtagggcgttagaattgtacctgctagaAAACTCAGCACTgtgccagcatttttagctgcaTCCAGCTAAATAAAGCTGTAAATCtggtaaaaaaattaatttggtAATTCACATTTGTCTCTTTATTTCTAAATTTCATGGTGTTTTGAGCACTTAttttttgctatgaaatattaaaaagtaataaatatttaaatgggacaaaaaagtaagcacacggaacCCCagtttttctgcctgatttagaaagagcaaccttttaccttttgatatgcataatatttacaaaagtttaataccaaaactttttctataaagggtttcatttggcaaaaatggctggaaattgtgcattttgtagcttaaaattaaggggtaggtgtagcatatgttgttattctgtgAAAAAACCAGGAGATTTGTTAATCATcaatggtatatttttaaagcagacgacttgaaaataatttttgcaaacatccatacattAATATTGAAcgcctcattaggaaattaccTCTAGTCTTTGTGGTTAAAAcagcaaaattcccataaaattcAACATTTTGTTAATAAGGTATATATGAGTGACACAAGCACAAAAACGAGCACATGgatatatgttttttcttaCGCGAAAATTTGACTTCTAAGAGGTGTACATCTTTAAAGGGATTTGGCTGAACGGGAAAATATGAAAGTTGATATAGGGTGAAATAACGTCCGCATGTTAGAAAGGTCAAACATATAAAACTAACCACGTGCATATCAAGGTGGCACCGTATACTGTTTGTCTTATGGTATACATACGCTGCCCTCCTACTGCACGTGTTAGAATTCGTGACGACATTGAGCATTACCACGAACCATTCGCCATTGTCCACCAATAAGAGCATAGATAAGACTTATGTTTCAAAATCTAAATGGGGCGATAAGGCCCTCTGGGTCTTTTCTTGCTTCTTACTCGCGAATATAAACGACATACAGTATATTAAATATGGTTTTAAATCAATGTAACggagataacaatataaaagaaaaatgataaaattgcaCGATATCACAcgtatttttatcaaaagtcaaaatgattaacgatactttgtattttgtttattagTATATTTTGATTCGAGCccttaaaaatgctccaccaccgacaaatctagagcataaacgatactcatcatgtgaacaataactgatgtttaatagtgtatatacacttatgtgtctaattaacataaaaatacatataaagtagcttgttttgcatttggtgcatgcacaatcaatacATCATTCCACAGAGAACATATTTGCCGTGGACTATTTTCGGGACGCAAtcaattatagatatatatatatatattatcttgaAGTTAAATAAGAATCTCAAActttacaatgatttgtaacCTTTAGgactggagaaaaatactaattcaccTGTTCCTGATTTCGATTGAGAAcaaataccatttatcagcgatggagcatcttaaaggtataatataataaagtaTGAGTATCACACAAAAAAGTTTAGATTGTTTGAATGTGTTTGGCTGTTGAAAAGATAAGGGAAAAtgctcattttttttttactttttattagCTGTATTTTTGACAGCTGCTGTCTGTCATGCATGTGAACGTAGATTTGCCTCTATATAAGCAGTGCACATCATTGTCCCAACCTAGCCGTCTGCAAGCAGTAACATTGGTAGAAGGTAAGCTAAGGATTATGAACGTTTTAGTATACTTTTCTATCAACAGTTTTGTTTATCAAGACATATATTTAGGGATTGGGTTTCCGcatgtatttaaattaatacattttcttAATATCGTTTGTCTCATAAGATTTCTTTAAGAATTTGAAATAAAGCAATAGCGTTATTCGTataatttttaatgtatttacattgatgatttgatataatttaCTTCCGAAAAGGAAGTATTATTCCTTAACGATTGTTTTTTCAAAGCAAACATTTATTAACAACTGGTGTCACATAAACACTTTGAAATTCTCATCGATTACCTTCATGTTATCAAGTTTTGATATgtctttaatatattatttcggtGACATGGTTGctattgatataacttaatatTGCAGCATTTTTGTGATGTAAAGGAACTTTTTTGCGATTTAGTTTTATTGCCAAATAACAGGAAAATAAATACGTTACAACTATATTTTTCATGGTTTCGTTTTGAAATGACACAATTAGTTGGCGAATTAAACGCCATGATACGATGTCGAATGTGTACTTACTCAAAAAGGGACAGGAAAAGGATTTATTCATCATATAAATCATAATATCATCCTAGATAGATTGAACCCTTTCATTCACATTGTTTTATGTAAATCAAGTACATCTGTAGATAtggttttaaaaacaaaaagtgCGTTATAGATATAAGTTATAAGTATTTTCATTAATGATAGCTTGACTTTTATCCGTAAAAAACGCGAAACAGATGATATTGGGGGAAAAATAGTCATATCTTCACATCGAAACATGATACTGAAATTAAAAGGAAACATAAGCATAATTCGAAAAGACCGAAATGAGAATATGCAGCTGTTTTCTGTACACGCACGAATTATAATTCTAACTGCGATTCTTAATTTATTCCAATTTAATTACAACACGAATGTTTGCTTGTTAAACAGGTCAATAGCCTGTTCACTCTACACATCATCATGAAGTTCGCTCTTTTCCTCGTTATTGCATTGCCTTTGGTAATGACAGCACCCAATAAGAAGGCTTTAGATCTCAGCTCGAACCCGATCGTGAACAGTCTATGTGAGTACAATGTGTTTGTGTAAAGTATACTTCGTTTTTACTTAGTTATAtatgccgtatttttcatactcacgaatcaaaaagagatttttaaaataaatatattatttgccACCAACAAGTACCATTACTTTTGcaaattacaatacttacaatgcattggttttaattttagtacaaataagagctaaaaaatatttttgacaataatgcaaaaaaatgaaatgaattattgTTAACATCTACAATGCAATGATATGAAAACATACGGTCCAACCATGAAGCCAAAtcattgtttatatacattGCCTATAGACTGTCAAGGTTGATATTACACTTATCAGTGTAACCTTTGTATTTGATGGTCGTGTGTTCAACCCTGAAATGTGCTATAGATAACCGGTTGTTCAGTATATCATATTGATAATACTTTATCATTGACACATGCTTGTTAAGGACAAACGATAATCCTAAGCCTAGCATATGTTCATTTCTAATTCGGTAATCCCTTTTTATGATACATTAACTTCAGCACCATTCATATTCACTCCATGTGATATTCTGTCAATAGCAAATGAAGTTCAGCTAAATCGGTCCTTGTAGCTTGGAGCtactgaaaaaatatattaatgggTTATCAATACATTACTTGCAtagtgtacatatgtatattgtaacCACCGCACaactaatattgtatattaatcaGCCCGTAAATGTATTTACTTCGCCAAATGCATTGGAATCATACATTGCAATCATTCACACAAAAGTTACATACGTTATATTACGCCACTTCCGTCCAGAATTACTGATGTCACAAAGGCCATAATCATAAATCACTCCTCACCAAATGAAAGGTATAAGTTTTGGTGTTGACTTGAGATATTCTAGATAGGCCGGATCTGATCCATATCTCTTCATGGCTGAGCGTTGTTGTAGAGGAATACCGCTGACGTTGGTTAGGAGGTAAGTCACAAAGATAGGGGACAGTACACCCACGTGTTCCCAGCCCTTTAGGACGGTTGAGGAGGACAGGTAAAGTCCGGACCACATCATGATCTCTCCGAGGTAGTTAGGGTACTGGACCATCCGCCATAGTCCTTGGTTAATAAAAGTCTTCTACAACACAAAGGTAGGAAATGTAAGCATAGTTGTAGCCCGTCCCTTACAAATTGTTATTTCTGTTTGGTACGTTTTCACTATGTTTTTAACTGCATTTTGGATTCATTTGCATCACATCAATATTTTGAACATCAACTCCACTGCCATATATTACGGATTAGTTATGTTATTAAGCGAATAGCGAACGgatatatgtgtaaataatTGAGAATGAAAAACGTGTCAATTAATTTCCAGCACCTGTTCATTTAGACCACAGTACATGTTCATTGCgcaaacattgttatatatctGTAACAACCGAACAGTATTTGATTATTTAAGGTTCAATTTCCTCTCTTATGAATTGAAAAAGACTTAGAGATAATTGAATTAAGAATGGAATTTTTAAAATCTTCATTTTGTCTCTAATCACTTACATGATTGTCTGGGTTACTTCTAAATTGGGACTTCTGGTAGTCCGCTATGGTCTCCAGTAGGAATCCGACAGTCCACATGCCATATCCGATGTAGTCCCGGCGTGTTAAGGGTTTATCTTCCTTCTTATTATTGAGGATCAGAGTGGGCAGAAGGGTGGCAAATACCCAAACACCTAAAACCAAAACAATGaacatacaaaaaaatgtacaataaataataatgtatACACCGTACGTCTTAAATCAAAGTTCTGTCCCTTGGACAAGAAAATCAAGAGAGTATCGAAGGGGTACTTTCTGCTCAGAGCTCAACATAAatggagtggaacgactggtttcaCTGTCAATATAATGCGACAGGGTGGCATATGCTTTGTCTGTATCTCAGGCAGCATAAtgcagtgagataacactataaaaagcgTAACAGTTCCACTATTGCAAAGGGTCACATCACTTAGCACTTcaacacatgtatatatgacgGTAACAAATatccaaattttcttttaacaCTAATCAATCCACTAATATCACCTggaaatacacacacacattcaATAAATCATAAATTACTAACCATTATAACTTTAACTTACGTGGAAAGGAAGTCGATATAGAGCATTTGTTTCGGATGTGTGAACCACATTGCCCAAACAATAGGTTCTTCAGGGTGGTGCTCTATGGCCATCGTTTTCCCGTAAGTAATATGCACATCAAATCATCATTTTTAAGCGCATTTTTTAAGCAACTCCATAACCAATACAAACAAGATAGCGACATAGCGACCTGGTAAAATCTTATATAAGTGTTTAATTCTACCAGAGCAGTATTACACCAAATTCAGCTCAACAAAGGTCCAAAAGTTTAACGGATGGTTATACCTATAAATCAACTTACCTTGTATGGTCCAATAGACAAAGAAGGTGCTAGGCTTATTTCTGACTTTGTTAAAACGGCGATCTTGTCCTTCCTTAAGTATCCGTGAGAACAAGAATAATCCCAACCTGCATTAAATCATTAAaggttttcttttattttatatttaaaatgaatatatgcATAATTTGTAATGCTATATAGCATTTTCAACAATATACAATATTGGTTTAAGAAAATATTGTTGATACTAAGGATTTAAATCATTTCTAGTTCTGACAAGATATATGACTGCAGGTTTTGAATACCACACTTAGAAATCAGGTATGAACGAACCGGTACTGTATACcgttgtgattttttttcttgtgtcGAGAtccttttattttatatatgtttttctttGCAACTTGTAGGGCAATGATTTTCTGAGGAAATGACCGTTATGTCCTGACATGTTAAAGAGTAACTGGATATTTAGCTTCATTACTTCACTCATAATTGCATTAAAATTATATTGAGAAGGGAATGCTTTCCCAGgagatatcatatttttttaagaataCCTTTTACAATTTAGTACAAAACACAACTACATGTACGTGTcgttgtgattttttttcttgtgtcGAGAtccttttatttttatatgtttttcttTGCAACTTGTAGGGCAGTGATTTACTGAGGAAATGACCGTTATGTCCTGACATGTTAAAGAGTAACTGGATATTTAGCTTCATTACTTCACTCATAATTGCATTTGACCATATTGAGAAGGGAATGCTTTCCCAGgagatatcattatattttttttaagaataCCTTTTACAATTTAGTACAAAACACaactacatgtacgtgtatgtATAAAGTGACATTGTCTTATATGGTAAGGGATATTTCTATGAAGTTCAAGCCTATCACCAGTACAACGTATTCGAATCATGCGTGGAAATGAATTAGCTGCTGAGACCTTGCCTTTCGAATTTTGACCTGAAGGCAGCGTTCGGATTTGCTGAAGGGAATTTATTATTCGCAAGTAATAGAGTTCTACGCCGCATGTAAAGTTCTGTACGGACGACAACGTCACTTCCACCGCAGTCACTTTTAATTTAGTGACATCTATAAGTGAT
Coding sequences:
- the LOC138314346 gene encoding uncharacterized protein; amino-acid sequence: MLFDMGNSLAKAAAVDFGIQWACWAVAAALQTEKFYDLAGSSTFFYLALQSLRWNNTYYPRQKINTGMVMTWSARLGLFLFSRILKEGQDRRFNKVRNKPSTFFVYWTIQGVWVFATLLPTLILNNKKEDKPLTRRDYIGYGMWTVGFLLETIADYQKSQFRSNPDNHKTFINQGLWRMVQYPNYLGEIMMWSGLYLSSSTVLKGWEHVGVLSPIFVTYLLTNVSGIPLQQRSAMKRYGSDPAYLEYLKSTPKLIPFIW